Within Deltaproteobacteria bacterium, the genomic segment NNNNNNNNNNNNNNNNNNNNNNNNNNNNNNNNNNNNNNNNNNNNNNNNNNNNNNNNNNNNNNNNNNNNNNNNNNNNNNNNNNNNNNNNNNNNNNNNNNNNNNNNNNNNNNNNNNNNNNNNNNNNNNNNNNNNNNNNNNNNNNNNNNNNNNNNNNNNNNNNNNNNNNNNNNNNNNNNNNNNNNNNNNNNNNNNNNNNNNNNNNNNNNNNNNNNNNNNNNNNNNNNNNNNNNNNNNNNNNNNNNNNNNNNNNNNNNNNNNNNNNNNNNNNNNNNNNNNNNNNNNNNNNNNNNNNNNNNNNNNNNNNNNNNNNNNNNNNNNNNNNNNNNNNNNNNNNNNNNNNNNNNNNNNNNNNNNNNNNNNNNNNNNNNNNNNNNNNNNNNNNNNNNNNNNNNNNNNNNNNNNNNNNNNNNNNNNNNNNNNNNNNNNNNNNNNNNNNNNNNNNNNNNNNNNNNNNNNNNNNNNNNNNNNNNNNNNNNNNNNNNNNNNNNNNNNNNNNNNNNNNNNNNNNNNNNNNNNNNNNNNNNNNNNNNNNNNNNNNNNNNNNNNNNNNNNNNNNNNNNNNNNNNNNNNNNNNNNNNNNNNNNNNNNNNNNNNNNNNNNNNNNNNNNNNNNNNNNNNNNNNNNNNNNNNNNNNNNNNNNNNNNNNNNNNNNNNNNNNNNNNNNNNNNNNNNNNNNNNNNNNNNNNNNNNNNNNNNNNNNNNNNNNNNNNNNNNNNNNNNNNNNNNNNNNNNNNNNNNNNNNNNNNNNNNNNNNNNNNNNNNNNNNNNNNNNNNNNNNNNNNNNNNNNNNNNNNNNNNNNNNNNNNNNNNNNNNNNNNNNNNNNNNNNNNNNNNNNNNNNNNNNNNNNNNNNNNNNNNNNNNNNNNNNNNNNNNNNNNNNNNNNNNNNNNNNNNNNNNNNNNNNNNNNNNNNNNNNNNNNNNNNNNNNNNNNNNNNNNNNNNNNNNNNNNNNNNNNNNNNNNNNNNNNNNNNNNNNNNNNNNNNNNNNNNNNNNNNNNNNNNNNNNNNNNNNNNNNNNNNNNNNNNNNNNNNNNNNNNNNNNNNNNNNNNNNNNNNNNNNNNNNNNNNNNNNNNNNNNNNNNNNNNNNNNNNNNNNNNNNNNNNNNNNNNNNNNNNNNNNNNNNNNNNNNNNNNNNNNNNNNNNNNNNNNNNNNNNNNNNNNNNNNNNNNNNNNNNNNNNNNNNNNNNNNNNNNNNNNNNNNNNNNNNNNNNNNNNNNNNNNNNNNNNNNNNNNNNNNNNNNNNNNNNNNNNNNNNNNNNNNNNNNNNNNNNNNNNNNNNNNNNNNNNNNNNNNNNNNNNNNNNNNNNNNNNNNNNNNNNNNNNNNNNNNNNNNNNNNNNNNNNNNNNNNNNNNNNNNNNNNNNNNNNNNNNNNNNNNNNNNNNNNNNNNNNNNNNNNNNNNNNNNNNNNNNNNNNNNNNNNNNNNNNNNNNNNNNNNNNNNNNNNNNNNNNNNNNNNNNNNNNNNNNNNNNNNNNNNNNNNNNNNNNNNNNNNNNNNNNNNNNNNNNNNNNNNNNNNNNNNNNNNNNNNNNNNNNNNNNNNNNNNNNNNNNNNNNNNNNNNNNNNNNNNNNNNNNNNNNNNNNNNNNNNNNNNNNNNNNNNNNNNNNNNNNNNNNNNNNNNNNNNNNNNNNNNNNNNNNNNNNNNNNNNNNNNNNNNNNNNNNNNNNNNNNNNNNNNNNNNNNNNNNNNNNNNNNNNNNNNNNNNNNNNNNNNNNNNNNNNNNNNNNNNNNNNNNNNNNNNNNNNNNNNNNNNNNNNNNNNNNNNNNNNNNNNNNNNNNNNNNNNNNNNNNNNNNNNNNNNNNNNNNNNNNNNNNNNNNNNNNNNNNNNNNNNNNNNNNNNNNNNNNNNNNNNNNNNNNNNNNNNNNNNNNNNNNNNNNNNNNNNNNNNNNNNNNNNNNNNNNNNNNNNNNNNNNNNNNNNNNNNNNNNNNNNNNNNNNNNNNNNNNNNNNNNNNNNNNNNNNNNNNNNNNNNNNNNNNNNNNNNNNNNNNNNNNNNNNNNNNNNNNNNNNNNNNNNNNNNNNNNNNNNNNNNNNNNNNNNNNNNNNNNNNNNNNNNNNNNNNNNNNNNNNNNNNNNNNNNNNNNNNNNNNNNNNNNNNNNNNNNNNNNNNNNNNNNNNNNNNNNNNNNNNNNNNNNNNNNNNNNNNNNNNNNNNNNNNNNNNNNNNNNNNNNNNNNNNNNNNNNNNNNNNNNNNNNNNNNNNNNNNNNNNNNNNNNNNNNNNNNNNNNNNNNNNNNNNNNNNNNNNNNNNNNNNNNNNNNNNNNNNNNNNNNNNNNNNNNNNNNNNNNNNNNNNNNNNNNNNNNNNNNNNNNNNNNNNNNNNNNNNNNNNNNNNNNNNNNNNNNNNNNNNNNNNNNNNNNNNNNNNNNNNNNNNNNNNNNNNNNNNNNNNNNNNNNNNNNNNNNNNNNNNNNNNNNNNNNNNNNNNNNNNNNNNNNNNNNNNNNNNNNNNNNNNNNNNNNNNNNNNNNNNNNNNNNNNNNNNNNNNNNNNNNNNNNNNNNNNNNNNNNNNNNNNNNNNNNNNNNNNNNNNNNNNNNNNNNNNNNNNNNNNNNNNNNNNNNNNNNNNNNNNNNNNNNNNNNNNNNNNNNNNNNNNNNNNNNNNNNNNNNNNNNNNNNNNNNNNNNNNNNNNNNNNNNNNNNNNNNNNNNNNNNNNNNNNNNNNNNNNNNNNNNNNNNNNNNNNNNNNNNNNNNNNNNNNNNNNNNNNNNNNNNNNNNNNNNNNNNNNNNNNNNNNNNNNNNNNNNNNNNNNNNNNNNNNNNNNNNNNNNNNNNNNNNNNNNNNNNNNNNNNNNNNNNNNNNNNNNNNNNNNNNNNNNNNNNNNNNNNNNNNNNNNNNNNNNNNNNNNNNNNNNNNNNNNNNNNNNNNNNNNNNNNNNNNNNNNNNNNNNNNNNNNNNNNNNNNNNNNNNNNNNNNNNNNNNNNNNNNNNNNNNNNNNNNNNNNNNNNNNNNNNNNNNNNNNNNNNNNNNNNNNNNNNNNNNNNNNNNNNNNNNNNNNNNNNNNNNNNNNNNNNNNNNNNNNNNNNNNNNNNNNNNNNNNNNNNNNNNNNNNNNNNNNNNNNNNNNNNNNNNNNNNNNNNNNNNNNNNNNNNNNNNNNNNNNNNNNNNNNNNNNNNNNNNNNNNNNNNNNNNNNNNNNNNNNNNNNNNNNNNNNNNNNNNNNNNNNNNNNNNNNNNNNNNNNNNNNNNNNNNNNNNNNNNNNNNNNNNNNNNNNNNNNNNNNNNNNNNNNNNNNNNNNNNNNNNNNNNNNNNNNNNNNNNNNNNNNNNNNNNNNNNNNNNNNNNNNNNNNNNNNNNNNNNNNNNNNNNNNNNNNNNNNNNNNNNNNNNNNNNNNNNNNNNNNNNNNNNNNNNNNNNNNNNNNNNNNNNNNNNNNNNNNNNNNNNNNNNNNNNNNNNNNNNNNNNNNNNNNNNNNNNNNNNNNNNNNNNNNNNNNNNNNNNNNNNNNNNNNNNNNNNNNNNNNNNNNNNNNNNNNNNNNNNNNNNNNNNNNNNNNNNNNNNNNNNNNNNNNNNNNNNNNNNNNNNNNNNNNNNNNNNNNNNNNNNNNNNNNNNNNNNNNNNNNNNNNNNNNNNNNNNNNNNNNNNNNNNNNNNNNNNNNNNNNNNNNNNNNNNNNNNNNNNNNNNNNNNNNNNNNNNNNNNNNNNNNNNNNNNNNNNNNNNNNNNNNNNNNNNNNNNNNNNNNNNNNNNNNNNNNNNNNNNNNNNNNNNNNNNNNNNNNNNNNNNNNNNNNNNNNNNNNNNNNNNNNNNNNNNNNNNNNNNNNNNNNNNNNNNNNNNNNNNNNNNNNNNNNNNNNNNNNNNNNNNNNNNNNNNNNNNNNNNNNNNNNNNNNNNNNNNNNNNNNNNNNNNNNNNNNNNNNNNNNNNNNNNNNNNNNNNNNNNNNNNNNNNNNNNNNNNNNNNNNNNNNNNNNNNNNNNNNNNNNNNNNNNNNNNNNNNNNNNNNNNNNNNNNNNNNNNNNNNNNNNNNNNNNNNNNNNNNNNNNNNNNNNNNNNNNNNNNNNNNNNNNNNNNNNNAAAAATTGAGGAGTTGACTCAAAAAATGGTTGCTCTATGAAAGAATCTTCAGACCAATGGCAGTAATTGTATGGCAAGCAGCCTACCCGGTGCTTGCTGCCTGTATCTTATATGAAATATCCAGTTTTGCCTGCATTCAGTTGACATCGCGACAGGTGCTACGCCGTTTTATCCTGACCATGTGGCTAAATTCCAGAAGATTTTTTAGAGGCATGAACTCCGGTAAATTTCATAGTGCAATTAAGGAGGTCCAATGGACTCTTTTCAGTTGTTTGCAGTGGGAAAAGTCAAAAAGGATTCGGGCACCACAGCCATAGAGGTTTACAAGGAATATGCCGATGCCCTTTTGGGGCTGGATCAGTTTTCCCATGTAATAGTGCTGTATTGGTTTCATAAAAACGATACGCCTGAGAAAAGAAATGTCTTGCGTGTTCATCCCAGACACAATATGGATAACCCGTTGACAGGCGTATTCGCCTGCCATTCCCCCTGCAGGCCTAATCTCATTGGTCTATCAATCTGTAAAATTCTGTCAATCAAAAAAGACGTAATCCGGATTGATTCAATCGATGCCCTCAATGATTCACCGGTGTTGGACCTGAAATCATACATCCCTTCCATGAATACAGTGCAAGATGCCTTTGTCCCGCAATGGGCGGCCCGGCCTCGACCGTCTCATTCATCAGAGATCGTCAAATAGTTGAGTCGTTCAGCCGCTGAACCGGAATCCGGGATACATAATAAATGACAGCGAAAGGGGAGAGAACCGGTCCATTGGAGCGTATCGTTTTGGTTTCAACACCCTGGCCCCTTTTCAGCCGTCCTTCTATTCAGCTTGGAACTCTGAAGGCATATCTGGGCATGCAGTTTCCCGATCTGAAAGTGGAGGCCCACCATTTTTATTTAAAGGTAGCGGAAACCATTGGTTACAGGCTCTATCAGGTCATCTCTGAAAGAACATGGCTGGCGGAAACCGTATATGCCGCCCTGCTGTTCCCGGAACGCCTTGAGTATATAAAAAAGGTCTTCTCCCGGGAGGCCTCACGCAATCCCCTTATCCGCAATACAGGCCTCGAAACCCTGGCCTTTCAGGCCAAGAAGGTATCGGATGCCTTCATTGACAGCACAAACTGGGGAGACTTCGGCCTGGCCGGCTTTTCAATATGCCTTTGTCAGCTCACATCCGCCCTCTATTTTATCAAGCGCATCAAGCAGAGGTCCCCGGATCTCACCATTGTGATAGGCGGGTCCATGTTCGCAGGAGAATCCACCAGAAGACTGCTTCAGGTGTTTCCGGAAGCGGACTTTGTGGTCAATGGTGAAGGCGAGCTCCAGCTGAGCCAACTGGTTCATCATCTCAGGGATCCCCAGGGCCATGAGGAGATGCCTCCTATCCCCGGGATTGTTTCACGGAAAGCCGCGAATGATGAAACCCCTGTCTCTTTCAACCAAATGGAGACCTTAAATAATCTCCCATTTCCTGACTATGATGACTATTTTGATCTGCTTAAGACATTCAGCCCGGAAAAGAGCTTCTTCCCAACCTTATCGGCAGAGATATCCCGGGGATGCTGGTGGCGCCGGTCGAAAGGTGCTGCGAAATATTCAGGGTGTGCCTTTTGCAATCTCAATCTCCAGTGGGACGGTTACAGGTCAAAGAGTCCATCCAAGGTGATCTCTGAGATCGATAACCTGACCACAAGGCACAAGACACTCTCTGTGGCCTTTATGGACAACCTGCTTCCCATGAAGGAATCAGCAGAGATTTTTGACAGGCTTGGCAATCTGGGCAAGGACTTTCGCCTTTTTGCCGAGATACGGGCCACAACCCCCAGGCATATGTTGGAGGCAATGCAGGCCGCAGGGATGCACGAGGTCCAGATCGGCATTGAGGCCCTCAGCACAAGGCTGCTTAAGAAGCTCAACAAGGGGACTACGGCCATCCAGAACCTGGAGGTCATGAAACACTGCGAAGAACTCGGCATAATAAATGTCTCAAATCTGATACTCCATTTCCCCGGCAGTGACCTTCTGGATGTGGAGGAAACCATGCGCAATCTTGAGTTCGCTCTGCCATTCCGTCCGCTGAGGTCCGTCCATTTCTGGCTCGGCCTCGGAAGCCCTGTATGGCAGGACCCCCAAGCCTTCGGGGTCAAGGCGGTTTTCAATCATCCGAATTACGCCGCCATATTCCCGCCACATGTCTCCAGCTCCCCGCGCCTCTTTATGATTCAGGCCTATCGTGGCGACCTCATGTTTCAAAGGAAGATCTGGCAACCGGTAAAGAAAAAGGTGAGGGCATGGAAAAAGAGATACGCCGAACTTCACAGGGGTGCCTCACACACTCCCATCCTCAGTTTACGGGACGGCCGGGACTTTTTGATCATACGCCAGAAACGCACAAATGCCGAACCATTGACGCACCGCCTCGTGGGAACATCCAGGGCAATCTATCTCTTTTGCCAAAGGCATCGTTCGCTCAAAAGGGTCCTGGCTCATTTCCCGGGAATTGCCGAAGACAGGATCGTGCCGTTTTTGAGGATGATGGTAGACAAAAAGCTCATGTTTGAAGAGAACGGAAGGTACCTGAGCCTGGCTGTGCCTGTGAGACCGGCCGGCATTTCAAGGTCTTCGTTCAAGGACCGAGCTGACACCTGAATTTCGAGAGATAAAGCCGGCATGTTGGACAACAATCAAGACATAATAGTCGCATGTTGTGGTTTAATCTGCTCTAAGTGCGGACTTTATATAAATGGAAAATGCCGGGGCTGCCGGGGTGAAAGGCCTGTTTTCCGGAATTGTAAAATCAGGAAATGCAATATGGACAACGGGTATGATACATGTGCTGATTGCAGAGATTTTCAAGAATTAAGGAAATGCAATAAGTTAAATAATATAATCACAAAATTATTCGGGCTTATTTCCAGGACAGACAGGACTGGAAATCTTGACCGTATCAGAGAGATAGGTCTTGAAAAGTTCAAATCCGAGAATATGTAGCCTATTGAGTTCCCGGTTTTTTATGATCCTGCCGGAATAAACCTTTCAAGGGCTTTTTCAAATGCTTCAAGGGCCCTTTGATCAAAAAGCACAAAGCGAACCAGCTTGATTTCAGGGTGGGCCTGCAGAAAATCAACAACGGTATGAAGGGCCACAGAAGCCGCTTCTCCCAGGGGATATCCATAGGCCCCCGTGCTGATGGCAGGAAAGGCCACTGAGCGGATTTCCTTTGCCAGTGCGACTTCCAGGCTCCTTCGGTAGGCGCTTTCAAGCAGGCGCTCTGTACTTGGATCTGGACCACGATAGACGGGACCCACTGTATGGATCACATACTTGGCCTTGAGCCTATAGCCTCGGGTGACCACTGCATCCCCTGTGTCGCAGCCTCCAAGGGTTCGGCACTCGGCAAGCAATTCCGGGCCTGCTGCCCGGTGAATTGCACCATCCACGCCGCCTCCACCCAGAAGGGTGCGATTGGCTGCATTTACTATGGCCTCTGTATCCTGCTGTGTGATATCTCCCTGTGTCAACTCCACTACGGACGATCCGATCTTAATTTCCACGATGCCGTCCTCCTGCCATTCCAAGATCTTGTCTAATGACTTCCTGGCCTCTGTAACTTCAGTCGGGCCGTGCTTTTCATTTATCCCAGTGTAATGCTCGTCTGGATATTTCATATAAGCGCAGGCGAATTTTGTGACGCAGCACAGGAGGCTCTTTTGAGCCTTCAGAGGCAAGCTGTGATCGTCTTTTCTCAAGCTATGGGTAAAAATACCACCATAGCCAGGANNNNNNNNNNNNNNNNNNNNNNNNNNNNNNNNNNNNNNNNNNNNNNNNNNNNNNNNNNNNNNNNNNNNNNNNNNNNNNNNNNNNNNNNNNNNNNNNNNNNNNNNNNNNNNNNNNNNNNNNNNNNNNNNNNNNNNNNNNNNNNNNNNNNNNNNNNNNNNNNNNNNNNNNNNNNNNNNNNNNNNNNNNNNNNNNNNNNNNNNNNNNNNNNNNNNNNNNNNNNNNNNNNNNNNNNNNNNNNNNNNNNNNNNNNNNNNNNNNNNNNNNNNNNNNNNNNNNNNNNNNNNNNNNNNNNNNNNNNNNNNNNNNNNNNNNNNNNNNNNNNNNNNNNNNNNNNNNNNNNNNNNNNNNNNNNNNNNNNNNNNNNNNNNNNNNNNNNNNNNNNNNNNNNNNNNNNNNNNNNNNNNNNNNNNNNNNNNNNNNNNNNNNNNNNNNNNNNNNNNNNNNNNNNNNNNNNNNNNNNNNNNNNNNNNNNNNNNNNNNNNNNNNNNNNNNNNNNNNNNNNNNNNNNNNNNNNNNNNNNNNNNNNNNNNNNNNNNNNNNNNNNNNNNNNNNNNNNNNNNNNNNNNNNNNNNNNNNNNNNNNNNNNNNNNNNNNNNNNNNNNNNNNNNNNNNNNNNNNNNNNNNNNNNNNNNNNNNNNNNNNNNNNNNNNNNNNNNNNNNNNNNNNNNNNNNNNNNNNNNNNNNNNNNNNNNNNNNNNNNNNNNNNNNNNNNNNNNNNNNNNNNNNNNNNNNNNNNNNNNNNNNNNNNNNNNNNNNNNNNNNNNNNNNNNNNNNNNNNNNNNNNNNNNNNNNNNNNNNNNNNNNNNNNNNNNNNNNNNNNNNNNNNNNNNNNNNNNNNNNNNNNNNNNNNNNNNNNNNNNNNNNNNNNNNNNNNNNNNNNNNNNNNNNNNNNNNNNNNNNNNNNNNNNNNNNNNNNNNNNNNNNNNNNNNNNNNNNNNNNNNNNNNNNNNNNNNNNNNNNNNNNNNNNNNNNNNNNNNNNNNNNNNNNNNNNNNNNNNNNNNNNNNNNNNNNNNNNNNNNNNNNNNNNNNNNNNNNNNNNNNNNNNNNNNNNNNNNNNNNNNNNNNNNNNNNNNNNNNNNNNNNNNNNNNNNNNNNNNNNNNNNNNNNNNNNNNNNNNNNNNNNNNNNNNNNNNNNNNNNNNNNNNNNNNNNNNNNNNNNNNNNNNNNNNNNNNNNNNNNNNNNNNNNNNNNNNNNNNNNNNNNNNNNNNNNNNNNNNNNNNNNNNNNNNNNNNNNNNNNNNNNNNNNNNNNNNNNNNNNNNNNNNNNNNNNNNNNNNNNNNNNNNNNNNNNNNNNNNNNNNNNNNNNNNNNNNNNNNNNNNNNNNNNNNNNNNNNNNNNNNNNNNNNNNNNNNNNNNNNNNNNNNNNNNNNNNNNNNNNNNNNNNNNNNNNNNNNNNNNNNNNNNNNNNNNNNNNNNNNNNNNNNNNNNNNNNNNNNNNNNNNNNNNNNNNNNNNNNNNNNNNNNNNNNNNNNNNNNNNNNNNNNNNNNNNNNNNNNNNNNNNNNNNNNNNNNNNNNNNNNNNNNNNNNNNNNNNNNNNNNNNNNNNNNNNNNNNNNNNNNNNNNNNNNNNNNNNNNNNNNNNNNNNNNNNNNNNNNNNNNNNNNNNNNNNNNNNNNNNNNNNNNNNNNNNNNNNNNNNNNNNNNNNNNNNNNNNNNNNNNNNNNNNNNNNNNNNNNNNNNNNNNNNNNNNNNNNNNNNNNNNNNNNNNNNNNNNNNNNNNNNNNNNNNNNNNNNNNNNNNNNNNNNNNNNNNNNNNNNNNNNNNNNNNNNNNNNNNNNNNNNNNNNNNNNNNNNNNNNNNNNNNNNNNNNNNNNNNNNNNNNNNNNNNNNNNNNNNNNNNNNNNNNNNNNNNNNNNNNNNNNNNNNNNNNNNNNNNNNNNNNNNNNNNNNNNNNNNNNNNNNNNNNNNNNNNNNNNNNNNNNNNNNNNNNNNNNNNNNNNNNNNNNNNNNNNNNNNNNNNNNNNNNNNNNNNNNNNNNNNNNNNNNNNNNNNNNNNNNNNNNNNNNNNNNNNNNNNNNNNNNNNNNNNNNNNNNNNNNNNNNNNNNNNNNNNNNNNNNNNNNNNNNNNNNNNNNNNNNNNNNNNNNNNNNNNNNNNNNNNNNNNNNNNNNNNNNNNNNNNNNNNNNNNNNNNNNNNNNNNNNNNNNNNNNNNNNNNNNNNNNNNNNNNNNNNNNNNNNNNNNNNNNNNNNNNNNNNNNNNNNNNNNNNNNNNNNNNNNNNNNNNNNNNNNNNNNNNNNNNNNNNNNNNNNNNNNNNNNNNNNNNNNNNNNNNNNNNNNNNNNNNNNNNNNNNNNNNNNNNNNNNNNNNNNNNNNNNNNNNNNNNNNNNNNNNNNNNNNNNNNNNNNNNNNNNNNNNNNNNNNNNNNNNNNNNNNNNNNNNNNNNNNNNNNNNNNNNNNNNNNNNNNNNNNNNNNNNNNNNNNNNNNNNNNNNNNNNNNTCCTGGCTATGGTGGTATTTTTACCCATAGCTTGAGAAAAGACGATCACAGCTTGCCTCTGAAGGCTCAAAAGAGCCTCCTGTGCTGCGTCACAAAATTCGCCTGCGCTTATATGAAATATCCAGATTTGCTTACTTGTGAAGTTATCTGTTTAGAATTAAAATATGTTTGGCTTGAAACCTGAAATTGGAAAGTATAACTTTGGGTAAGTGGAACAAAGAGATTCCAGAGCACTGCAACATTACAAAGGCATGAAGACCAAATTTCCATTTTCTGATTACACTGCAAAGGCCCTGAAAAATGTCCTTTGACCCAAACGAAAAACGACATGGACTTCCCCTGGGCGTATGTCTTGTAAGCGGAGGTCTCGACAGTTGTGTTGCTGCTGCCATTGCTGCACGGAATTGCCGCCTGGCCTTTCTCCACGTGAACTACGGCCAGCTTACCGAAGAGCGGGAACTCATG encodes:
- a CDS encoding O-acetyl-ADP-ribose deacetylase — translated: MKYPDEHYTGINEKHGPTEVTEARKSLDKILEWQEDGIVEIKIGSSVVELTQGDITQQDTEAIVNAANRTLLGGGGVDGAIHRAAGPELLAECRTLGGCDTGDAVVTRGYRLKAKYVIHTVGPVYRGPDPSTERLLESAYRRSLEVALAKEIRSVAFPAISTGAYGYPLGEAASVALHTVVDFLQAHPEIKLVRFVLFDQRALEAFEKALERFIPAGS
- the tsaA gene encoding tRNA (N6-threonylcarbamoyladenosine(37)-N6)-methyltransferase TrmO translates to MDSFQLFAVGKVKKDSGTTAIEVYKEYADALLGLDQFSHVIVLYWFHKNDTPEKRNVLRVHPRHNMDNPLTGVFACHSPCRPNLIGLSICKILSIKKDVIRIDSIDALNDSPVLDLKSYIPSMNTVQDAFVPQWAARPRPSHSSEIVK